In one window of Paenarthrobacter nicotinovorans DNA:
- a CDS encoding DUF58 domain-containing protein, which yields MAITGRFVVLALAGLVPLVLFPSWPTVLLVCVVLVLALVLDLLLAASPAKLVLERLQPGNVTLAGSAESVVSVTNATGRKLNAVIRDAWQPSAGATNPVQRLAVPAGERRRMTVTLVPRRRGDLESPHVTIRSSGPLGLAARQRTRPLPGQLRVLPPFHSKRHLPSKLRKLRELDGRAAVQIRGAGTEFDSLRDYVRGDDVRSIDWRATARRTSVVVRTWRPERDRRVVVVLDTSRTAAARIEDEPRLDTGIEAALLLAVLAERGGDRVDFLAYDRRLRARVESASKGNLLGQLVQAMAPLEAELIELDWQQIPGQVRAVSAHRSLVVLLTALDGGAPEEGLLPTVAQLSRQHVVIVASVRDPLLAAMKAERTTASQVFRAAAAERALLERAAVTAQLRQLGAEVVDAEPLDVPPLLADTYIRLKAAGRL from the coding sequence ATGGCCATCACCGGTCGCTTCGTAGTGCTGGCCCTGGCAGGGTTGGTGCCACTGGTGCTGTTCCCGTCCTGGCCGACGGTACTGCTGGTGTGCGTGGTCCTGGTACTGGCGCTTGTTCTGGATCTGCTTCTGGCAGCGTCCCCGGCAAAGCTTGTCCTGGAGCGTCTGCAACCCGGGAATGTCACATTGGCAGGCAGCGCGGAATCTGTGGTGTCGGTGACCAACGCCACCGGACGGAAACTGAACGCCGTCATTCGGGATGCGTGGCAGCCGTCCGCCGGAGCCACGAATCCCGTGCAGCGCTTGGCCGTTCCTGCGGGCGAGCGTCGCCGGATGACTGTAACGTTGGTTCCCAGGAGACGCGGGGATCTGGAAAGCCCGCACGTGACCATCCGCTCGTCGGGGCCCTTGGGTTTGGCGGCCCGACAACGCACCCGGCCACTCCCCGGGCAGTTGCGGGTGTTGCCACCATTCCATTCGAAACGCCATCTTCCCTCCAAGCTCAGGAAGCTCCGTGAACTGGACGGCCGCGCAGCGGTGCAGATCCGCGGTGCCGGAACCGAGTTCGACTCGCTACGGGATTACGTCCGGGGCGATGACGTCCGGTCCATCGACTGGCGCGCCACCGCCCGCCGCACGTCCGTGGTGGTCAGGACCTGGCGCCCGGAACGCGACCGTCGCGTCGTCGTCGTGCTTGACACGTCCCGAACAGCGGCCGCCAGGATAGAGGACGAACCGCGGCTCGATACGGGAATCGAGGCAGCGCTGCTGCTTGCGGTGCTGGCCGAACGCGGCGGGGACCGCGTGGACTTCCTTGCGTATGACCGGAGGCTCCGCGCCAGGGTCGAGTCGGCGTCCAAGGGGAACCTGCTGGGGCAGCTCGTCCAGGCAATGGCGCCGTTGGAAGCAGAGCTGATCGAACTTGACTGGCAGCAGATCCCGGGGCAAGTACGCGCCGTGTCGGCGCACCGTTCGCTGGTGGTGCTTTTGACGGCGCTCGACGGCGGGGCCCCCGAAGAAGGACTGCTCCCCACCGTGGCGCAACTGTCCCGCCAGCACGTGGTGATTGTTGCTTCGGTTCGCGATCCCCTGCTTGCGGCGATGAAGGCCGAACGGACCACGGCCAGCCAGGTGTTCCGGGCCGCCGCTGCCGAACGCGCGCTTCTTGAGCGCGCGGCAGTCACTGCCCAATTGCGCCAGCTTGGTGCCGAAGTGGTGGATGCCGAACCGCTGGACGTGCCGCCTTTGCTCGCCGATACCTACATAAGGCTCAAAGCAGCCGGTCGTCTCTAG
- a CDS encoding DUF4350 domain-containing protein, with protein sequence MTLTAKQPAQDHEAGSPVPSPGQAFTQWFRKHLTWIALGALLVGLVTYLAVTSMSGGTDSRALSARNPAPDGAMAAAEILGRHGVALTTTESYDDTVSALSDKDQTTVFLYDPRGYLDQSRIQDLAAAADRVVVVKPRLRTLNGLGPGFRPGGVIPEGQTVIEPACTVEDATVSGPVSAQGSVYAGPEMCYSSRGDGPGLYAASTDGRLIVLGSTDLVDNEHLATQGNAALALRTLGNNPDLIWYLPGVKDISATDTAPTLSELAPKWLAYAGPWLGIVTLLAIGWRGRRLGPLVFEPLPVVVKAAETAEGRARLYQDARAVERAAGNLRAGTLTRLARHFNLGADASTDAVVDASARRLGRPAPEVRSVLVDFRPGTEGRLVQWAQELERIEQEARSR encoded by the coding sequence ATGACACTGACCGCCAAACAGCCCGCTCAGGATCATGAGGCAGGATCCCCTGTCCCCTCCCCCGGGCAGGCTTTCACCCAATGGTTCCGGAAACACCTGACGTGGATTGCGCTCGGCGCACTTCTGGTGGGTTTGGTGACGTATCTTGCCGTCACCAGCATGTCCGGCGGGACGGACTCCCGGGCGCTCTCCGCGCGGAACCCGGCCCCCGATGGGGCAATGGCCGCGGCGGAGATCCTGGGACGGCACGGAGTGGCCCTGACCACCACGGAATCATACGACGACACGGTGTCGGCGTTGTCGGATAAGGACCAGACCACGGTCTTTCTCTATGACCCCCGCGGGTACCTCGACCAATCCCGGATTCAGGACCTCGCGGCAGCCGCAGACCGCGTGGTGGTGGTCAAGCCAAGGCTGCGAACACTCAACGGGCTTGGTCCCGGATTCCGTCCCGGCGGTGTGATTCCCGAGGGCCAAACGGTCATCGAACCTGCCTGTACCGTGGAGGATGCCACGGTCTCGGGCCCGGTGTCAGCGCAGGGCTCCGTCTATGCGGGACCCGAGATGTGCTACTCCAGCCGCGGTGACGGGCCCGGTTTGTATGCAGCATCAACCGACGGCCGGTTGATAGTCCTGGGCAGCACGGACCTGGTGGACAATGAGCATCTTGCCACGCAGGGCAACGCCGCACTGGCGCTTCGTACACTGGGGAACAACCCCGACCTCATCTGGTATCTGCCCGGAGTCAAGGACATCTCCGCGACCGATACGGCTCCCACACTCAGCGAACTTGCACCCAAATGGTTGGCTTACGCAGGGCCTTGGCTGGGCATCGTGACTCTGCTGGCCATCGGCTGGCGTGGGCGGCGGCTTGGACCCCTTGTTTTCGAACCACTTCCCGTTGTGGTCAAGGCAGCCGAAACGGCCGAAGGAAGGGCACGGCTTTACCAGGATGCGCGGGCAGTGGAACGAGCGGCCGGGAACCTGCGGGCGGGCACCCTGACCCGCCTTGCCCGCCATTTCAACCTCGGAGCGGACGCAAGCACGGACGCCGTAGTGGACGCATCCGCCCGGCGGCTGGGGAGGCCGGCCCCGGAAGTTCGGTCAGTCCTGGTCGACTTCAGGCCGGGAACCGAAGGACGACTGGTGCAGTGGGCACAAGAGCTTGAACGAATAGAACAGGAGGCCAGGAGCCGATGA
- the mtrB gene encoding MtrAB system histidine kinase MtrB — protein sequence MVSDIKQVPESPVGKTGTPEEAQGSSGPDAEGVGTGSPALPSTPEPSPPRPVRNLPWFFSRARIWTRRGLILVLRVSRLVSIGVRQIKPGLRFLWRSILRRWRRSLEFRTVLTTLLLAVTSFAIVGAYLSNQIANNLFQERLAQAESESRYNVKQVQDTFDGAQVTDQSSVITLVYDTLTAVEGRGSVIQRRYVFEAAPEQTKPRNRWVESRASDQLTIRVIPPDLRKAVQEGGKQQFWAPTQFPVGNEDRPGIAVGNKVTFNGTVYELYLIYDLNTAQQTLDEIQNVLWAGGAALVLMIGAIAWYVTRNVVSPVSHAAVVSEKLAAGQLQERMVVKGEDEVARLGASFNHMAASLQEQITQLATLSQMQQRFVSDVSHELRTPLTTVRMAAEVLFDAREDFDPMNKRSAELLYYQVERFQSLLSDLLEISRFDAGAAVLDAEPQDIFQVVAHVMEGAAPVAEEYGSEVRLNAREKNIIVEMDSRRIERILRNLLLNALEHGEGKPIHISVAANHDAVAVSVRDHGIGMSQAEAARVFDRFWRADPARARTTGGSGLGLSIAAEDTKLHNGWLQAWGQKGSGSNFRLTLPLRQGGSIVKSPLLLEPADIDFPGSASERQVLVIGTENTSTAPESSSDSEEPAARDHEAGEKP from the coding sequence GTGGTGTCGGATATAAAGCAGGTTCCTGAGTCTCCGGTCGGGAAGACCGGCACGCCTGAAGAAGCCCAGGGATCATCAGGTCCTGACGCAGAAGGCGTGGGTACCGGAAGCCCGGCTCTGCCGTCCACACCGGAACCATCACCACCGCGGCCGGTCCGGAACCTGCCGTGGTTCTTCTCACGTGCCCGGATCTGGACGCGTCGCGGGCTGATCCTGGTCCTTCGGGTTTCCCGCCTCGTTTCCATCGGCGTACGCCAGATCAAACCGGGGTTGCGCTTCCTGTGGCGTTCGATCCTCCGCCGCTGGCGGCGTTCCCTGGAGTTCCGCACGGTCCTCACCACCTTGCTGCTGGCCGTTACATCCTTCGCGATCGTCGGCGCCTACCTGTCCAACCAGATCGCCAACAACCTCTTCCAGGAACGCCTGGCCCAGGCTGAATCGGAGTCCCGCTACAACGTCAAACAAGTCCAGGACACGTTCGACGGCGCACAGGTCACCGACCAGTCGAGCGTCATCACCCTCGTCTACGACACGTTGACAGCAGTCGAAGGCCGCGGCTCGGTCATCCAGCGAAGGTATGTCTTCGAAGCGGCACCGGAGCAGACCAAACCCCGCAACCGGTGGGTCGAGTCGCGTGCCTCGGACCAGCTGACCATCCGGGTAATACCCCCCGACCTCCGCAAGGCCGTTCAAGAAGGTGGCAAGCAACAGTTCTGGGCACCTACCCAATTCCCGGTGGGCAATGAGGACCGCCCCGGCATTGCCGTTGGAAACAAAGTCACCTTCAATGGCACTGTCTATGAGCTTTACCTGATTTACGACCTCAACACCGCGCAACAGACCCTGGACGAGATCCAGAATGTTCTGTGGGCAGGAGGTGCAGCCCTTGTCCTGATGATCGGTGCCATTGCCTGGTACGTCACGCGAAACGTCGTCAGTCCGGTCAGCCATGCCGCCGTCGTCTCGGAGAAGCTGGCTGCAGGGCAGCTGCAGGAACGCATGGTTGTGAAGGGCGAAGACGAAGTAGCCAGGTTGGGCGCATCCTTCAACCACATGGCGGCAAGCCTTCAGGAACAGATCACCCAGTTGGCTACTTTGTCGCAGATGCAGCAACGCTTCGTCTCCGATGTGTCCCACGAATTGCGAACTCCGTTGACCACCGTGCGGATGGCGGCCGAAGTCCTCTTCGATGCCCGTGAGGATTTCGACCCCATGAACAAGAGGTCGGCCGAGTTGTTGTACTACCAGGTTGAGCGCTTCCAGTCATTGTTGTCGGACCTGCTGGAAATCTCCCGCTTCGACGCTGGTGCCGCTGTCCTCGACGCCGAACCCCAGGACATCTTCCAGGTCGTAGCCCATGTGATGGAAGGCGCGGCTCCCGTGGCCGAAGAGTACGGTTCGGAAGTCCGCCTCAACGCGCGGGAGAAGAACATCATCGTGGAGATGGATTCGCGGAGAATCGAAAGGATCCTCCGCAACCTGTTGCTGAACGCGCTTGAACACGGCGAAGGCAAACCGATCCATATTTCGGTCGCGGCCAACCACGACGCCGTGGCCGTGTCCGTCAGGGACCACGGCATAGGTATGAGCCAGGCTGAGGCGGCCCGGGTATTCGATCGTTTTTGGCGCGCGGACCCCGCACGTGCCCGGACCACTGGTGGCAGCGGCCTTGGCCTTTCAATCGCGGCCGAGGACACCAAACTCCACAACGGGTGGCTGCAGGCATGGGGCCAAAAGGGCTCCGGATCCAACTTCCGGTTGACACTGCCTCTCCGGCAGGGAGGTTCGATCGTCAAGTCCCCGCTGCTGCTTGAGCCTGCAGACATTGATTTCCCCGGTTCCGCAAGTGAGCGCCAAGTACTTGTGATCGGTACTGAAAACACCAGCACCGCGCCTGAATCCTCATCGGACAGCGAAGAGCCGGCCGCCCGGGATCACGAAGCAGGGGAGAAGCCATGA
- a CDS encoding AAA family ATPase produces MSSQPNSYTDSNSQYAGGAMPRHAPMTQDDAAPQGDASTQHNQVPASDESHQRQVAGDPARQSLLNVRDEVGKAVVGQDPTVTGMLIALLCGGHVLLEGVPGVAKTLLVRALSTALSLDTKRVQFTPDLMPGDVTGSLVYDSHSSEFTFREGPVFTNIMLADEINRTPPKTQASLLEAMEERQVSVDGVSRPLPVPFIVAATQNPVEYEGTYPLPEAQLDRFLLKLTMPLPGRAEEIEVIRRHANGFDPRDLAAAGVRPVAGASDLSSAQAAVAQVAVAPELLSYIVDIVRATRSAPSFQLGVSPRGATALLNTAKAWAWLSGRTFVTPDDVKALSLPCLRHRVGLRPEAQMDGIQVDDVLGSILASVPVPR; encoded by the coding sequence ATGAGCAGCCAGCCGAACAGTTACACGGACTCAAACAGCCAGTACGCGGGCGGGGCGATGCCACGACACGCCCCGATGACACAAGACGACGCCGCGCCGCAAGGCGATGCCTCGACACAGCACAACCAAGTGCCGGCCAGCGACGAAAGCCACCAGCGTCAGGTTGCCGGGGACCCGGCGCGCCAGTCGCTGCTGAATGTGCGTGATGAAGTCGGCAAGGCCGTCGTCGGGCAGGATCCCACTGTGACCGGGATGCTGATCGCTCTGCTCTGTGGCGGGCATGTCCTGTTGGAGGGTGTTCCAGGTGTGGCGAAAACGCTCCTGGTGCGGGCGTTGTCCACGGCTCTGAGCCTGGACACCAAGCGTGTTCAGTTCACCCCGGACCTGATGCCGGGCGACGTGACGGGCTCGCTTGTCTATGACTCCCATTCCTCGGAATTCACGTTCCGCGAGGGCCCTGTCTTCACCAACATCATGTTGGCCGACGAAATCAACCGGACGCCGCCCAAGACCCAAGCTTCATTGCTGGAAGCGATGGAAGAGCGGCAGGTGTCGGTTGATGGCGTCTCGCGTCCCCTCCCCGTCCCTTTCATCGTGGCGGCAACCCAGAACCCGGTGGAGTACGAAGGAACCTACCCCCTCCCGGAAGCTCAGCTTGACCGCTTCCTCCTCAAATTGACCATGCCGCTGCCCGGACGGGCGGAGGAGATCGAGGTCATTCGACGCCATGCCAATGGCTTTGACCCGCGGGACCTTGCTGCGGCCGGGGTACGGCCGGTGGCGGGCGCCTCGGACCTTTCATCGGCGCAGGCTGCAGTTGCACAGGTTGCCGTTGCTCCGGAACTTCTGTCTTACATCGTCGACATTGTCCGCGCGACCAGGTCCGCTCCGTCCTTCCAACTGGGCGTCTCCCCCCGTGGTGCCACCGCACTGCTCAATACGGCCAAGGCGTGGGCCTGGCTGTCCGGCCGGACCTTCGTGACACCCGACGACGTCAAAGCTTTGTCACTTCCGTGTCTCCGGCACCGGGTGGGGCTCCGGCCCGAAGCCCAAATGGACGGTATCCAGGTGGACGACGTCCTGGGGAGCATTCTCGCCTCGGTTCCGGTGCCGCGGTGA
- the mtrA gene encoding MtrAB system response regulator MtrA: protein MKARILVVDDDEALAEMIGIVLRNDGFEPVFCADGGQALDVFRSSKPDLVLLDLMLPGSDGIEVCRQIRGESDVPIVMLTAKSDTSDVVRGLESGADDYVPKPFKPAELVARVRARLRPGDQKAPETLRIADVTIDVAGHLVTRGGDRISLTPLEFDLLVALARKPWQVFTRELLLEQVWGYRHAADTRLVNVHVQRLRSKIERDPEAPEVVLTVRGVGYKAGS from the coding sequence ATGAAGGCACGCATTCTGGTAGTTGACGACGACGAAGCACTCGCAGAGATGATTGGCATCGTCCTGCGGAATGATGGCTTCGAGCCGGTGTTCTGCGCAGATGGCGGCCAGGCACTGGACGTGTTCCGTTCGTCCAAGCCGGACCTTGTGCTGCTTGACCTTATGCTGCCTGGCTCTGACGGCATCGAGGTATGCCGGCAAATCCGTGGGGAATCGGATGTTCCGATCGTCATGCTCACCGCCAAGTCGGACACCTCGGATGTAGTTCGCGGACTCGAATCCGGTGCAGACGACTACGTTCCGAAGCCCTTCAAGCCCGCCGAACTGGTTGCCCGCGTCCGTGCGCGACTGCGTCCGGGCGACCAGAAGGCCCCCGAGACCTTGCGCATTGCGGACGTGACCATCGACGTCGCCGGTCACCTGGTGACCCGTGGGGGAGACCGCATCTCGCTTACTCCCCTAGAGTTCGACCTCCTGGTTGCCTTGGCGCGGAAGCCGTGGCAGGTCTTTACCCGTGAATTGCTCCTGGAACAGGTCTGGGGCTACCGGCATGCCGCTGACACGCGTTTGGTCAACGTCCACGTCCAGCGTCTGCGCTCCAAGATTGAACGCGATCCTGAAGCGCCTGAGGTCGTTTTGACGGTGCGTGGTGTCGGATATAAAGCAGGTTCCTGA
- a CDS encoding DUF7847 domain-containing protein, whose translation MQFGEILDGSFQTIRRNAASMFGSALLVQALGAVFTGVISLVMLQMTVSLESVDSRAEFTEAMGPIFAIMAGALGVTLLLGFLGSVLQGVLAVPVARSVLNRRTGFKQMWKLAGKRILPLLGVAGLLTIGGILAWAAVVGIAVLLLTAMGPGALLIVLPLGLGSIVVFVWIALKLMLSPAVIVVEQTGVYDGLLRSWQLTKNNWWRIFGITLVVTLMLGIIAQVVQIPASLAAAFISETVAPHPDAETTTSMLVITTVITAAIQALVGSVTFAFQSSVSALIYMDLRMRRDGLDVELMRMLETGANPDGVPGGPSAAPGPVGWPTV comes from the coding sequence TTGCAGTTCGGCGAAATCCTGGACGGATCCTTCCAGACGATCCGTCGCAACGCTGCCTCCATGTTTGGCTCGGCGTTGCTCGTGCAGGCGCTGGGAGCAGTCTTCACCGGCGTTATCTCACTGGTGATGCTCCAAATGACGGTCTCCCTGGAATCAGTGGACTCCAGGGCTGAATTCACTGAAGCCATGGGCCCGATTTTCGCCATTATGGCGGGAGCCCTCGGGGTCACGCTGCTGCTTGGATTCCTCGGGTCTGTCCTTCAGGGTGTTCTGGCAGTCCCTGTCGCCCGTTCCGTCCTCAACCGGCGGACGGGCTTCAAACAGATGTGGAAGCTTGCCGGGAAACGGATCCTTCCCTTGTTGGGCGTTGCCGGGCTGTTGACCATCGGCGGAATACTGGCTTGGGCCGCCGTGGTAGGCATCGCAGTGCTCCTGTTGACCGCGATGGGACCCGGTGCGCTGTTGATTGTCCTTCCCCTCGGCCTTGGCTCCATCGTCGTCTTTGTTTGGATCGCCCTGAAACTGATGCTTTCGCCGGCCGTCATCGTGGTGGAGCAAACGGGCGTCTACGACGGCCTCCTCCGGTCCTGGCAGCTGACCAAAAACAATTGGTGGCGGATATTCGGGATCACCCTGGTGGTGACACTGATGCTGGGAATCATCGCCCAGGTTGTCCAGATCCCGGCATCCCTGGCTGCAGCATTCATCAGCGAAACCGTGGCACCCCATCCCGATGCTGAAACCACCACTTCCATGCTTGTCATCACCACTGTCATCACCGCCGCAATCCAAGCCCTCGTGGGATCGGTGACGTTCGCTTTCCAGTCCTCTGTCTCTGCGTTGATCTACATGGATCTCCGCATGCGGCGCGACGGCCTTGATGTTGAGTTGATGAGGATGCTGGAGACGGGCGCCAACCCTGACGGAGTGCCCGGCGGCCCCTCGGCTGCGCCGGGTCCTGTCGGCTGGCCCACGGTATGA
- a CDS encoding DUF4129 domain-containing protein → MTPERDEARRWAIEELGKPQYSDARPGWLDQLWRDFLDWLSSLEGDGTGPGTNFALPAIVAIAVVLIIVAVFVVRPRLNARRANRTDDIYGADATADADGYRRRASAAANDGDWAAAVVDQFRALVRSAEERDIIDVRAGRTADEASAQLGQVFSTVQPRLGAAALLFDAVRYGEQGATRADYESTRGLDAELLTMKPDFDGAVHTGFAVPR, encoded by the coding sequence GTGACTCCGGAGCGCGACGAAGCCCGGCGCTGGGCCATCGAAGAACTTGGAAAACCCCAATATTCCGATGCCCGCCCCGGATGGCTGGACCAGCTATGGCGTGACTTCCTTGATTGGCTTTCATCGTTGGAGGGCGACGGAACAGGTCCGGGCACCAACTTCGCCCTGCCCGCGATTGTTGCCATCGCCGTGGTGCTCATCATCGTGGCGGTTTTCGTGGTCCGACCCCGGCTGAATGCCCGCCGCGCCAACCGCACCGATGACATTTATGGTGCCGACGCCACCGCCGACGCCGACGGTTACCGGAGACGGGCGTCAGCTGCTGCCAACGACGGCGACTGGGCGGCCGCCGTCGTCGATCAGTTCCGGGCTTTGGTGCGATCGGCGGAAGAGCGGGACATCATCGATGTCCGGGCCGGCAGGACCGCGGATGAAGCATCGGCGCAACTGGGGCAGGTCTTCAGCACGGTGCAACCGCGCCTGGGTGCAGCAGCCCTCCTGTTCGATGCCGTCCGCTACGGTGAGCAGGGTGCAACCCGCGCCGACTATGAGTCCACCCGCGGGCTGGATGCCGAATTGCTGACGATGAAGCCCGACTTTGACGGCGCCGTCCACACTGGATTCGCGGTGCCCCGATGA